The Streptomyces sp. NBC_01439 genome contains the following window.
GCGGGAACGGCGGCGGTCTCGGTGGCCACCTACCGCGCGGACACCTGCCGCCTCACCTTCGGCGACTCGGGCAACGTCGAGATCACCCACGAGCCGCGCGTCGCCTCCTGACACCGCCAGGGGGCGCCCCCGGTCCCCGATCCTTCTGGGCGTCCGGATGCAGCTGCGGCTGCGTCTGGACGCAGCTACGGCCCGGCCCCGGCCCCGGCACCTTTTGCCGGGGCCGGGGCCGGGCCGTAGCTGCGCGTACGGGAGGGGCGGGCGGCGGGGTCAGCGGCGGGCCGTGACGGTCTTCTCCACCGCGAAGAGCTCTTCTTCGACGTGGTCCAGCGCGAGCCGGAGGGCGCCGGTCGCCACTGCGGCCTCGCCGAGCATGGACTGGGCCACCCTCGGTGGGCGCAGGCAGTAGCGCGCCAGCTCCTGGCGGAGGGGCTCCAGGACCCCGTCCAGGCCGGCCGCCCAGCCGCCGACGACCACCAGCTCGGGGTCCATCGCCAGGACCAGCGCCGCCACGTCGTGCACCAGCCGTTGCAGGAACCGCTCCACGGCGGCCACCGCCTGCCCGTCGCCCCGCTTGGCCATCGCGAAGACCTCGGCGACGGCGGCCTCGTCCAGCGGATGCAGCGGCTCACCCGTGGTCGACAGCAACCGCTCGGGCGTGACCTCACGGCCCAGCAGGTGCAGGGCGCCGATCTCGCCCGCCGCCCCGCCGAAGCCCCGGTGCAGCCTGCCGCCGATCAGCGAGCCGGCGCCGGGACTGAGCCCGGCCATCACGAACACCATGTCGCCGGTGTCCCGCGCGACGCCCTTCCAGTGCTCGGCGACCGCTGCCGCATTGGCGTCGTTCTCCACCTGGACCGGGCAGCGGAACGAGCGCCGCAGCCGTTCCCCGAGCGGCAGCCCGGTCCAGCCGGGCAGTGCGGTGCCGAGGCGGACCGTGCCGTCGGCCTCGACGATCCCGGGGCTACCGACGCCTACCGCCCGCAGCGAGTCCCGTGGCACCCCGGCGCGGCGCAGCAGATCGGCGACCGCCGCCCGTACCCGCTCCAGCCGCTCATCGGCGGACGCCGTCTCCGCGACGTCCTTGGTGCCGGCACCGATGACGCGGCCGTCCAGGCCGGACAGCAGCACCGCGATCCGGTGCGAGCCGATCTCGATGCCCAGCAGGTGTCCCGCCTCGGTCCGGAAGCGGAACCGCCTGGCCGGGCGGCCCTGCCGCCGCGCCCCCTCCTCCGCATCCGCCTCGACGACGAGCCCGGTCGCGATCAGCCCCTCAACGACACCCTCGACGGTCGGCCGGGAGAGTCCCGTCAGCCGTGTGAGGTCGGTGAGGGTCGGTGATCCGGCCGTCCGCAGTGCACGCAGCACCACGGCGGAATTGATCCGCCGGAGCAGAGAGGGGTCCCCGCCGGTCAGCTGCCCCAACGTGTGTCCTCCCAGGTAGCGAGCTTGTCAGCCGGATCGTACTGCCCGCCCGGTGTGTCGGCGAGAAGCAGCCCCCCATCGGCCGGAAGCAGACCTTCCCTCATGCGGGGGAGACGAACCCCGACTCGTACGCCGTGATCACCGCCTGCGTCCGGTCCCGCGCCCCCAGCTTCGCCAGGATGGCGCTGACGTGGGACTTGACCGTCTCCGTGCCGATGATCAACTCGGCGGCGATCTCCACGTTCGTGAGCCCCCGCGCCATCAGCCGCAGGACCGCCTCCTCCCGCTCGGTCAGGGCGGCCCGCTCCAGCACCGCCCGGGCCTGCCGGTTCCCGTACTCCGCCGCCAGGGCCCGCACGGCCGCCGGGAAGAGCAGCGTCTCACCCTCCGCCACCAGCCGTACCGCGTGCACGATCTCCGAAGGCCGGGCCCGCTTCAGCAGGAACCCGTCCGCTCCCGCCCGCAGCGCCTGGTAGACATACTCGTCGTTCTCGAACGTGGTCACCACGAGGATCTTCGGCGGGGAGTCCACCGTCCGCAGCACCGCGCGGGTCGCCTCGATCCCGTCGAGGAGCGGCATCCGCACGTCCATCGCCACCACATCCGGCCGCAACTGCCGGACCAGCGGGATCACGGAGGCCCCGTCGGCCGCCTCACCCACCACCTCGATGTCGGGCTGGGAATCCAATACGGCGCGCAGACCCGCACGCACCAGGGGTTCGTCGTCGACGAGCAGTACGGTAACCGGCATCCGGTCAGCGTATTCGCTCCAGCGGCAGCCGGGCGCGCACTCTCCAACCGCCCTCGTGCAGCCCGGTTTCAGCCGCTCCGCCGAGCAGAGCGGCCCGCTCCCGGATCCCGCGCAGGCCGCTGCCGCCACCAACCGTGACACCGGGGCGTTCCGGAAGCGGATTCGTCACCTCCAGGTCCAGTCGGTCCGCGGTCATCTCCACCCGAATGCGCACCGGCACCGGGCCGCAATGGCGCAGTACGTTGGTCAGCGCCTCCTGCAGGATCCGGTAGCCCTCCCGGGTGACCGGCTCCGGCAACTTCTCCAGCGGCCCCGTCAGTTGCGCGTCCACCGTGGAGCCGGAGGCCCGGGCCGACTCCAGGAGCCGGTCGGCCTCCACCAGCGTCGGCCACTGCGACGGCGGCTGCCCCGACTCCCGCAGCACTCCCAATACCCGCTCCAGATCCTCCAGCGCGGCCCGGCCCGTCTCCTCGATCGCGCACAGCGCCCGATCGGTGAAGGCGGGATCACCCGCGGCGCGCGCGGCCCCCGCCTGCACGACGGCCACGGTGAGCGCGTGGCCGATGGAGTCGTGCAGTTCCCGCGCGATGCGGGTGCGCTCGAGCAGCTGCTCCGTGCGTGCTTCCAACGCGGTCAGTCGTTCGGTAGCGGACGGGCTCAGCAGGCGGGTGGCAGCCGCGGTGATCAACTCGCCGAGTAGGACCACGATGACGATGAGCACGACCAACGGCACGGGAACGAGCAGCGCGGCGGCCCAGCGCCCGGGTACGAAGGGCAGGAAGTGGTCCGGACCCGAGGGGTGCCCGATCGCCGTCGCGAAGAGCTCCACGGACATCGCCGACAGCCAGACCGTGGAGCCGAACGCACCGACCGCGATGACCATCCGCGTCTCCAGCCACAGCACGGTTCGCCAGCGGTCCCCCCAGTGGGCCGACGGAGCGAGGCTTATGGCGCTGTCGGAAGGGTCGCGGTCGTACGGGGTGAGCAGGAACTGTGCTTGGAGCCCCTCCGCCAGTCGCACCCAGGGCACCAGGCCGAACGGCAGGACGAGCAGCAGCGGCACCCAGGGCCACCAAGGCATGATGAACATCCATACCGCCAGCAGCAGCAGCGGCACGCAGAGGTGCAACCAGCGTGAATAGGTCACTGGTTGGAACGGGGCGCGCAGCAGTCGGTTCATGACTCCATCGTGGCAGCGCCCTGTTCTCGGCCGTCTCCCCCACGTGGGGGAGACGCCACCCCCGCACGGGGGAGGAGAGGGGGTGGGGCCGGCGGCGAGTCTTGGGCCATGAACAGCATCGAGATCCGAGAACTCACCAAGCGATACGGCACCCACCGTGCGGTGGACGGCCTCACCTTCGATGTCCTGCCCGGGCGGGTGACCGGCTTCCTGGGCCCGAACGGTGCGGGGAAGTCCACCACGATGCGCCTGCTGCTGGGGCTGGACCGGCCCACATCCGGCACGGCCACGATCGGTGGTCGGCGGTACCTGGACCTGACGGACCCGCTGCACCGGGTCGGTGCTCTCCTCGACGCCCAGGCGGCCCACGGCGGGCGCACCGCCCACGACCACCTCCGCCTGCTCGCCGCGGCCGGCCGCATCCCGATGCGCCGGGTGGGCGAGGTCCTGGAACAGACCGGCATAGCCACCGTCGCGAAGCGGCGGATCAAGTCCTTCTCGCTCGGCATGCGCCAGCGCCTCGGCATCGCCGCCGCACTCATCGGCGACCCCGGAGTGCTCCTGCTGGACGAGCCCACCAACGGCCTCGACGCCGAGGGCATCATCTGGATCCGCGAGCTGATGCGCTCCCTCGCCGCCGAAGGACGTGCCGTCCTGGTCTCCAGCCATCTGATGTCGGAGACCTCGGCGCTCGCCGACCACCTGGTCGTGCTCGGCAAGGGCAAACTGCTCGCCAACACTTCGATGGAATCGTTCATCGACGCCCGCAGCGCCCCGAGGGCGCGCCTGCGGACCTCCGACCCGGTCCGGCTCCGGGCCGCGCTGGCCCGGCACGACGTCGAGCTGGTGGCCGCCGCCGACGGGCGATGGACCGTCGAGGGCATACGGGCCGAGCAGCTCGGCACCCTGGCCGCCCGTGAGGGGATTCCCCTGCTGGAACTGTCCGACGAGCGCGCCTCGCTGGAGCAGGCCTACCTCGACCTCACCGCCGATCACGCGCAGTTCAGCGCGGCCCACTGACCGTCCACCCGCTCCCGTACCCTCTGGAGGCTTCGCCATGAGCGCCGCACGGCTCACGACCCCCGCACTGCACTCGGAATGGATCAAGATCAGGTCTCTACGGGGTACCTTCTGGTCGCTGATATCCGTCCTCGTCCTCACCGTGGGCATCCAGACGATGGCGGCTGCGGCCCTGGGTCGGTCCGAGGAGGGCGGCATGGGGGACGACCCGCTCCTCGCGGCCTTCTACGGGGTCAACTTCGGCCAGATAGCGGCCATTGCCTTCGGGGCCACCGCCTTTTCCGCCGAGTTCCACAACGGAGCCCTGCGTACCAGCCTCACCGCTGTGCCCCGTCGCACGCGGTTCTACTGGTCGAAGCTCTCGATGCTGGGCGCGCTCGCCCTCGTGGCCGGCCAGTTCGCGGGATTGCTCACCTTCGTGGCCGGCCAATCGTTCATGGGTCAGGACGCTCTTGTGCTGGGCGCCCCCGGCACCGTGCGGGCCGTTGTCGGCTGCGGCCTCTACCTGACGCTCATGACGCTGTTCGCGGCCGGGCTCACGGCGGTGCTGCGCAGCGGGGTGGCCGTCCTCAGCATCCTCATACCCTTCGTCGTCATGCTGTCCTTCATCGTGGGCGCGGCAGCGACCGGGGTGGGGCAGTTCATGCCGGACCGAGCCGGGCAGGCGATGATGCGCAGCCACCAGTACGGTGACCTCGGTCCATGGGCCGGGCTGGGAGTCCTGGCGCTGTGGGCGCTCACCGCGGCGCTGGGGGGCTGGCTGGCGGTGCACCGCCGGGACGCTTGACGACGGGCCAGTTGTCAGTGGCCCTCGGGATACTGACGGTATGACCACGGCAGACCATCTCGACACGATCGACCGGCTCCGGGCGAAGGAGTTCCCGACCGAGCTGGTCTGGGCCGGAGGGAACAGCAGCGGTCCGGGATTCCACCTGGTCCAGCTCGCCCTGACGCGGGAGTTCTGGGACGACGACGGTTCGGGGCGGATCGAGGCAGCCGACCAGATCGGTGCCGAGTACGGGGCGCTCGCCCAGGCCGCGACCGACCGGTGGGGGGAGCCGCAGGTCTTCAGCCTGGGAACGCTGAGGGACCGCGGATTCGCCGGGGAGGAGATACCGCAGCCGTGGGACGAGCTGGGTAGCAGCACCGACCACGTGCACCTGTGGCGGGTCGGCGCCCACTGGCTGGTGGTCTACGTGGCGCAGTGGGACGGTGAGGACCCCTACCGGTTGATGGCAGCGGTCACCGTCACCGACCCGCCGTAGGGGGTCTTCTCGGTTGGCCCGTGGCGCGACCTCAGCGACCGCCACCAGGGAAGGCGCGGGACGTTCCGTCAGCTGCGGAGGTCGCCCGGCCCGGCGGAGGGGCGGTCATCGGACGCGTCCGGTTGGTCCTCGCCCGCTTCGGCGGCCGCGCGGAGGCGGGCGTACTCCTGGGCCATGGACTTGGCGGTCCAGTGGGCGTTGAGACCGCTCGGGTTCGGGAGGGCCCAGATGCGGGTGGAGCCGATGGTCAGTTCCTGGGGGCCGATCTGTGCCTTCCGGTCGCCGAAGGCGGTGCGGTAGGCCGTGACGCCGACCACCGCCAGCCACTGGGGGCGCAGCAGTTCCACCTTGGCCGTCAGGATGCGGCCCCCCTCGCGGAACTCCTCGGCGCTCAGCTCGTCGGCGCGGGCCGTGGCCCGGGCCACGACGTTGGTGATGCCGAGACGGTAGGCCAGCAGTTCTTCCTGCTCCGCAGGGGCGAAGAGGCGCGGGGTGAAGCCCGAGAGGTGTAGGACGGGCCAGAACCGGTTGCCGGGGCGGGCGAAGTGGTGGCCCGTCGCGGCGGAGAGGAGTCCGGGGTTGATTCCGCAGAAGAGCACACGCAGACCGCCCGCGACCACGTCCGGGAGGACGCGGTCGCGGGCGGCGTTCAGCTCGTCGGGGGTCAGAGGATCGACCCCGGCGCGTACCCGGCGGCCTCCGGGTGCTGCTTGGCGATCGCCTCGATGCGGGAGACCACCACCGCGACCTGGTCGCCCGCGGCACCCGTGAAGGACAGCTTGTCGGCCATCAGGGCGTCGAGCTGGGCCCGGTCGAGCGGCATCCGCTCGTCGGCGGCCAGCTTGTCCAGCAGCTCGTTGCGCTCGGCGCCCTGCTCGCGCATCGCGAGCGCGGAGGCCACTGCGTGCTCCTTGATGACCTCGTGGGCGGCCTCGCGGCCCACCCCGGCCCGTACCGCGCCCATCAGGACCTTGGTGGTCGCGAGGAAGGGCAGGTAGCGGTCCAGCTCGCGGGCGACGACCGCCGGGAAGGCGCCGAACTCGTCGAGGACCGTCAGGAAGGTTTCCAGCAGGCCGTCGAAGGCGAAGAAGGCGTCCGGCAGGGCCACGCGGCGGACCACGGAGCAGGAGACGTCGCCCTCGTTCCACTGGTCGCCGGCCAGCTCGCCGGTCATCGAGGCGTAGCCGCGCAGGATGACCATCAGGCCGTTCACGCGCTCGCAGGAGCGGGTGTTCATCTTGTGCGGCATCGCGGAGGAACCGACCTGGCCGGGCTTGAAGCCCTCGGTCACCAGCTCGTGGCCGGCCATCAGGCGGATGGTCTTGGCGATCGACGACGGGGCGGCGGCCAGCTGCACCAGTGCGGTGACCACGTCGTAGTCGAGCGAGCGCGGGTAGACCTGGCCGACCGAGGTGAAGGCCTGGGCGAAGCCGAGGTGGGCGGCGATCCGCTGCTCCAGGTCGGCCAGCTTGGCGGCGTCGCCGCCCAGCAGGTCGAGCATGTCCTGGGCGGTGCCGACGGGGCCCTTGATGCCGCGCAGCGGGTAGCGGCCCAGCAGGTCCTCGAGGCGGTCGTAGGCCACCAGCAGCTCGTCGGCCGCGGTCGCGAAGCGCTTGCCCAAGGTGGTGGCCTGCGCGGCCACGTTGTGGGAGCGACCGGCCATGACCAGCTCGGCGTGCTCGCCGGCCAGCTTGCCGAGGCGGGCGAGGACGGCGACCGTGCGGTCCCGGGCGAGCTCCAGCGAGAGCCGGATCTGCAGCTGCTCGACGTTCTCGGTCAGGTCGCGGGAGGTCATGCCCTTGTGGACGTGCTCGTGACCGGCGAGGGCGTTGAACTCCTCGATGCGGGCCTTCACGTCGTGCCGGGTGACCTTCTCGCGCTCGGCGATGGAGGCGAGGTCGACGGTCTCGAGGACGCGCTCGTAGTCGGCGAGGGCCTCGTCCGGGACCTCGATACCGAGGTCCTTCTGGGCGCGCAGCACGGCGAGCCACAGCCGCCGCTCCAGCGTCACCTTGTACTCGGGGGACCACAGGACGGCGAGCTCCGCGGAGGCGTAGCGGCCGGCCAGGACATTGGGGATGCGGGGCTTGGCAGTCACGTGGAGGGAGTTTACATTCCTTCCGTGGAGGACCGCACAATTCCGTGGTGACCATGAAATCGCAGGTCACGGGCCACTCGCGCTCCGCTGAGTGCGTGGGTCTGTGAGACGTGTGTGAGACGTCCGTCGTAGCAAAAGACGAAGGCCCCGCCGGGTTTCCGGCGGGGCCTTCTTTGCGTTGGGGTGGTGCTGCGCTGCGCTCATCCCCACCTCATCGTCAGTCGAGGTCGTACTCAGACATGAGCTCGCGGCCAGGCGCGTGATAGTCGACGGCGTACTCGGTGGGTTCACCGTGCTGGTCCCAGTACCGGTTGGTGACCACGAGGACGTCACGGCCGGCCTGTACGCCGAGGAGCGAGGCGACCTCGTCGGGTACTGCGCGGACGGACACGGCGTCGCGCCGTCGGGTGGCCCGGCGTCCGGTCCGCTCCTCGATGAGCCCGAAGGTCATCGAGGGGAGGGGCTCGGCTCGCGTGAACTCGGGCAGCTCGCGTGCCAAGGTGCCCGCGATCCAGGTGGAGGACACCGCAGAGACTCCCGCGGTGTCGACGTAGCGTCGGCGGCGCACGGCAACCAGGTCGCCCACGTTCAAGCCGAGGGCATCGGCGACCTCCTGTTCGGCCGGCGCAGTGATGCCGAGCAGGATTTCGACCCGCTCGCCATCGGCCAGGCCGGTTCCACCACCGCGGAGCATGGACAGCCGGTCCGCTCCCCGTGTCAGCGGGGCGGGCGTCCTCACGAAGCTTCCTCGCCCGGGAACGGTGTCGATCCATCCCTCGTCGCGCAGCACGCCGAGTACTCGAGCCGCTGTCGCGCTGCTCATGCCAGTGCTCTCCACGAGCTGGCGTGCCGAGGGCGCGGCCCCTCCGGGCTGCAGCTCTCCGCTCTTGATGCGCTCGATGATCTCGTTGGCCGCCTCCCGGTAGACCGGTAGCCGCTTGCCTTCCCCAGCCATCCAAACTCTCCCTTCTTAAGACACCTTACGAAGCCTCTTGACATGACAGAGCCTCTTAAGACACCTTAGTGCCATGCCCGGCGGAACGACAGGCCGGGACAAGTCAGGCATGCAAAAGGCCCCGACGGGGGTGTCTCGGTGCTACCAACACCGAGCCCGTCAGGGCCGCGCATCGAGCCTTGGAGAAAGCAGATGCAGGAGAACTCTACCCCCGTGCGCCCTGGCGCCGGGGCTCTCAAGGTCAAGGACGTCGCTGAGTTCCTGGACGTCGACAAGTCCACCGTGTACGTCGCCGTCCGGACGGGCCTCATCGGCTCATACCGCGTCGGCGTCGGCCGCGGCACCATCCGCATCCCCCGCTCCGCCCTCAAGGCCTACGCCGACGAGCGCGGCATCCCGACGGCAGAGCTGGGGGTGGCGCTGTGAACGCGATCCCCGCTGACCTGCCCCGCATGTTCCGTCCGGAGCCGAAGCTGTCCGCGGTCCCCACGCAGCCGACGGCCAGTGAGCGTGAGGCCATCGAGCTGGAGGCCGCGCAGCGGTCCGTCGATGCGCAGTTCCCCCTGGCCGCCGAGTTCGTCGCCGAGCCGCCGGCCCGCACGTGGACGTTCATCGACAGCTCCACCAGCGAGCTGCAGGAGGTCACCTGCCTGGCCGGTTGCGTCGTCAACCACAGGATCGACCGCGAGACGCCGACCCACGCCGAAGACATCTGGTGCCGCACCAAGAGCGAGGAAGTCTCCCTGCCGATTGTCAGCGGCGGCCGTGACGTCGAGCAGCTGCGTGTCCTGTCCGCGTTCATCCGCCAGGAACCGTTCTCCCGCAACATGCACGAGCGGGTCCCGCACGCCCAGGTCGAGATCGTCGACGACCACTTCATGGAGGGCCTCGACCCGGACGGCCTGGCCTCGGTCATCCTCACCCTCGAGGCCCAGCTGGCGAAGTTCCGGGACGTCCACGCCCAGCTGACCGCGCTGCGCGAGCAGGGCCGGGTACAGCTGTGAGCGCCCCGCACACCGTGACCGTGCAGACCCTCGACCACGGTCCGGTCCTCCTCGTCGAGCCGTCGTGGTGCGTCGTCGAGCATGCGGACGGCAATCACCGCTCGGGCATCCGCCACGACGGCGTCGAGCACGCCGCCTCGGTGAACGTCCCCGGCTACGGCCGGATCGAGTTCCTGAAGGCGAACCTGCAGCAGTTCCCGTTCGCCGAGCACAGCAGCCGCGACGTGACGGTCGTAGTCGAGATCGACGGCGAGCACCACGAGTTCGACTCGGACGGCCTTGGCGATCTGGCTTCCGTCATCGCCACGCACGTGCTGTGCGGACTCCTCCCGCTGCAGGCCCGCCTGCAGTCGCTGGAGGGGATGTCGTGATGGTCACCGCTTGCGACTGGTGCGGGCAGGGCGACCGCGACCCGATCGACCCGCAGGACGGCGAGTGAGCTCGCACTGGCCGATCCGCCGGCCGACGGAGAACGCCGCGCTGCGTTCCCTCGGCCGGTCGACCCGGCCTCTCCCCAGCGTTCCGGCCCTGATGGCCGCCCTGATCCTCGCGAACCGTGCCTCCGACCGGCACGGCGCCAACCTGGCCGCCCACCGTGTGGTGCGCGTAGCCGAAGGAGTCACCGAATGACCACCGTTCTCGACGTCATCGCGTTACTCGTCCTCGTCGTCGCCCTGTGTCGGATCGTTCCCGAGCTCCTGGGCCGGCGCCTCGAGCGGATCGTCTGCCCGTCCTGCCCGTGGTCGATCCAGTACCGCGACGTAAGCCCCCAGTCCGCCACGTTCTTCCGCACGCTCGCCGAACAGCACGAGGCCACCCACACCGACGAGCAGGAGAACCGGTCGTGAAGTTCCTGACTGAGACCCGGTCCCGTCTGGTCGACCGGACCATCGACGGCACCACGAACCAGGTGCCCGAGCCGTACACCGTCCGCATCCCGAAGGTCCCCGTCGACAAGGACCGCCTGGCCCTCGTTGGCGTCAGCAGCCTGGTCCTGGTCCTCACGCTCGTCGCGATCGTGTGGTCGACGTACAGCATCGGGCAGCTCCTCGGCGGCGGGCCCGGCTACGCGGCCGGCATGGTCTTCGACGTCGCCTGGCTGTCCGTCCTGCTGCTGGAGTGGCTGGCCCGATTCGACCCCGCCAAGCGGGACTTCCCCCGCAAGGTCGGCTGGGCACTCGCCCTCGTCGCTGCGGGCGCCATCTACCTCGAGGGCCAGCTGGCCGGCGGCTGGGAGATGGCCCTCGTCGGCGCCGCCGTGTCCATCGTGGCCAAGGTTCTGTGGTGGGCGGTGTTCAGGCACATCGACAAGGACCTGGCTCCGGCCGATGCGGCGTGGGTGGCGGCGGAGATGTCGAAGGCGAACGCGAAGCTCGCGATCGCTGGTGTCCGCCGCCAGGCCGCGAAAGCGGAAGTCGCCGCACGGCTGGAGCTCCTGGCCGCCGAGCATGACCTGAACGAACTCGCAGGGCTCGATCACTCCATGGGCATCCATGACGTGATCACGGCCGAACAGGCCCGCGAACACGAGGACGGTTCGGGGCGCCCCGAACCGCAGTTGAACAGGGCGAACACGGTTCGCGAACAGGTCGAGCAGGGCCCGAACATCTCGCACCTGGCCCGCGTCGAACTGAAGGCTGGAGCGTCCCGCGAGGAGGCCATCGAGGCGATCCTCGCCAAGGTTCCGGACGCCAAGCAGACGTCCGTCGAGGCGACCGTGCGGCGGGAGCGGAACAAACTCGACCGCGCCGCCTACCGGTAGCCCGCCACCCCCGCCTGACCAACGAGGAGCCATCCATGGCCAAGAAGATCGCGGTCACTGAAGCGGACGGGACCGTCATCGAGACCACCGTCAGCAGTGACTCCGTCGCCCGCGAGTACGAGGACCTGCCGTTCCAGGTCGGCCACATCGTCAACGTCACCGTCACCGACGACAGCAAGTAGCCCCGACCCCTTCCGCCCTCGGCAACTGTTCAGATCTGAACGGTTGCGGGGGGTGGTGGGGGCCGGGATCCACCTGGACCGAGCTGGAGGAGATCGGATGCCGATCAACGGGCAGCGCACGAGCAGCAACCCGCAGACCAAGGGCGGCAGCAACAAGACCAAGCACGGGCCGTCGTTCAACCTCGGACCGAACATCAACATCAACTCGACCAAGACCACCACCACCGGCAGCGTCCAGAGTGCCGGAGCTGGCGGTGGCCGTGCCCAGTTCATGCTTCCCGACCCGTCGTTCGCGTCGGCGGCCGAGCTGCGCGACTACTGCGACACCCTCCGCGCGTTCGGTGTCCACGCCTCCATCGAGGTGATGGTCGCCGCCGAGATCCTGCAGGCCGCCCTGTCCCAGGCCAGCGGCCTGAAGGACGACAACTTCATCCAGCACAAGCTGAGGGCCCGCAAGGTCGCCCGGAAGCTGAAGAAGTCCGGCGAAGCTCTCGCCGACGCAGCGTCTCTGGCCGCCGCGACCTACGCCGCGTTCCAGCGGGAGTACGCCGACATCATGTCCGCCCGCACTCCGAACCGGCCGGCGCAGGCCCGCCCGTTCCAGTACTGAGAGGAGGCACCCCCATGACCGGCAAGGACATTGAGCAGCGTCACGAGGACCA
Protein-coding sequences here:
- the traA gene encoding plasmid transfer protein TraA, yielding MPINGQRTSSNPQTKGGSNKTKHGPSFNLGPNININSTKTTTTGSVQSAGAGGGRAQFMLPDPSFASAAELRDYCDTLRAFGVHASIEVMVAAEILQAALSQASGLKDDNFIQHKLRARKVARKLKKSGEALADAASLAAATYAAFQREYADIMSARTPNRPAQARPFQY